From the Cohaesibacter sp. ES.047 genome, one window contains:
- a CDS encoding alpha/beta fold hydrolase: MYLRNIDKYPDLAEGRVKAMRCWDEREVRTVVWPSTHPHPKGTVCLLQGRAEFVEKYYEVVRNLRARGFAVVTMDWRGQGGSERLLDDPLKGDVRRFSDYGRDLHQFLHESVLPDFPPPHFALSHSMGGLILLEQLPSLRAVFERAVLCAPLIELATERRKLLSMRLKQSTVRKISSFLRLLGRGKHFMPGAERAPIDRLGFDVNTLTSDGPTYDRNRQYLIDFPELAIAGPTVRWIHEACKAMDRLQSSEMQSSIYTPTLIITASQDRVVNTKTAEYFASTARAIHAVPIPGSRHEIMMERKILREQFWAAFDAFIPGQNTLTNENIYMPR; encoded by the coding sequence ATGTATCTGAGAAATATCGACAAATATCCAGACCTTGCGGAAGGCCGCGTCAAGGCAATGCGCTGCTGGGATGAGCGCGAGGTCCGCACCGTCGTCTGGCCCTCCACACACCCACATCCCAAGGGCACGGTCTGCCTGTTGCAGGGGCGCGCTGAGTTTGTCGAGAAATATTATGAAGTTGTCCGCAACCTGCGTGCCCGCGGCTTTGCGGTCGTGACGATGGACTGGCGTGGCCAGGGCGGATCCGAGCGACTTCTGGACGATCCTCTCAAAGGCGACGTGCGCCGCTTTTCAGACTATGGCCGGGACCTGCACCAGTTTCTGCATGAAAGCGTTCTGCCCGATTTTCCACCCCCCCATTTTGCCCTCAGCCATTCGATGGGCGGGCTCATTCTTCTAGAACAATTGCCAAGCTTGCGGGCGGTCTTCGAGCGGGCGGTTCTTTGCGCGCCGCTCATTGAACTCGCCACGGAACGGCGGAAGCTTCTAAGCATGCGGCTGAAGCAGTCAACCGTCCGAAAGATTTCGTCTTTCTTACGTTTGCTGGGGCGCGGCAAACATTTCATGCCCGGAGCGGAGCGAGCCCCCATCGACCGGCTGGGCTTTGATGTCAATACCCTGACATCGGACGGCCCGACCTATGATCGCAACAGGCAATATCTGATCGACTTTCCGGAGCTGGCCATCGCGGGCCCGACTGTGCGCTGGATACACGAGGCCTGCAAGGCGATGGACCGCCTGCAATCGAGCGAAATGCAGTCCTCCATCTACACGCCGACCCTGATCATCACCGCCAGTCAGGACCGTGTGGTGAACACCAAGACCGCCGAGTATTTCGCATCGACAGCCCGCGCCATTCATGCCGTTCCGATCCCCGGATCCCGGCATGAAATCATGATGGAACGAAAGATTTTGCGCGAGCAATTCTGGGCCGCCTTCGATGCCTTCATTCCCGGTCAGAACACCCTGACCAACGAAAACATCTACATGCCGCGCTAG
- a CDS encoding Hsp20 family protein, protein MRHYDLTPLYRSTVGFDKLFSMLDSVSNPDGTPSYPPYNIERLAENNYRITMAVAGFTEADLKIEVKENTLTVVAEKAEQDKESREFLHRGIAARAFERQFQLADYMQVEGASLEHGLLHIDLVREIPEAKKPRQIEIKSQDGATDAAVIEGSTH, encoded by the coding sequence ATGCGTCATTATGATCTGACTCCGCTTTACCGTTCCACCGTAGGCTTTGACAAGCTTTTCTCCATGCTGGACTCCGTGTCCAACCCTGACGGTACGCCGAGCTATCCGCCCTACAACATCGAACGTCTTGCAGAAAACAACTATCGCATCACGATGGCTGTCGCTGGCTTTACCGAAGCCGATCTCAAGATCGAGGTGAAGGAAAACACCCTGACTGTTGTTGCGGAAAAGGCTGAACAGGACAAGGAAAGCCGGGAATTCCTGCATCGCGGCATCGCCGCCCGTGCGTTTGAACGCCAGTTCCAGCTCGCGGACTACATGCAGGTAGAAGGGGCAAGCCTTGAACATGGTCTGCTGCACATCGACCTTGTTCGCGAAATTCCCGAAGCCAAAAAGCCTCGTCAAATTGAGATCAAAAGCCAAGACGGTGCAACCGACGCGGCTGTGATCGAAGGCTCCACTCACTAA